In Gemmatimonadales bacterium, one DNA window encodes the following:
- a CDS encoding Ig-like domain-containing protein: protein MMRVVVAIALAGMTLGCSDGAGPRDSGGLLPPTPFVVSNPVPGPAMSASRARLSSTSATAGTSLVYVSLSPGKIPGATAATIADPRTSSGVTVPVVDGGFDPVGVTAAAGDTLGVLVRSETALSSSYRILVNLNVSPSVVRTNPPSNKRDVSLNPAITVVFSEPMDSASLIDAVTLTDGGSPVPGTVVIPANTGDILQVTFVPADPLAVGTTYVLQVGTAARDRDGQALGALLTSRFTTDTLPPDVTAPLVTILRPVAGDSEAFEYPSFRAAITEDREIADIEWEFDDRSGDAPLRVRFGRSNWGSAGYLDMRYILPSASNFHLLRQPHPGTYTVRMTVADESGNSGTSAPLTLTFAAPDSQPRIVVRSFTVIEFENPLGSAFWNYAPQLVVADAPGESGLEIVGFQMLTIPGLTYGNSWWNLTARFLSVPPGKDVPLFPERFGHYVAAVWPYSYTEGLRSSGGEATARLTYRDEAGHFYATTLKGPIVPGADPQSWTDGCNHWSLWGTWPEDLLPPGRSEENCRILDGTGP from the coding sequence ATGATGCGGGTCGTCGTGGCAATTGCGCTGGCTGGCATGACCCTCGGCTGCTCGGACGGAGCGGGGCCCCGAGATTCCGGAGGTTTGCTTCCGCCGACGCCGTTCGTGGTGTCGAATCCGGTGCCGGGCCCTGCCATGTCGGCCTCCCGCGCGAGGCTCTCGTCCACGTCGGCGACCGCCGGGACGTCCCTGGTCTACGTCTCCCTGTCGCCCGGGAAGATCCCCGGGGCCACCGCGGCGACCATCGCCGATCCGCGCACCAGCAGTGGCGTCACCGTCCCCGTGGTGGATGGCGGCTTCGATCCGGTCGGGGTGACTGCGGCCGCGGGCGATACCCTGGGTGTCCTGGTCCGCAGCGAGACCGCCCTCTCGTCATCATACCGCATCCTCGTCAATCTGAACGTCTCACCTAGCGTGGTGCGGACCAACCCGCCCAGCAACAAGCGAGACGTGTCGCTCAATCCGGCGATCACCGTGGTCTTCAGCGAGCCGATGGACAGTGCCAGCCTGATCGACGCGGTGACCCTGACCGACGGTGGCAGCCCGGTGCCCGGCACTGTGGTGATTCCGGCCAACACGGGGGACATCCTCCAGGTCACCTTTGTCCCGGCAGATCCGCTCGCAGTGGGCACGACCTACGTGCTGCAGGTCGGCACCGCGGCCCGGGATCGCGATGGCCAGGCACTCGGCGCGCTCCTGACGAGCAGGTTCACCACCGACACGCTGCCGCCGGACGTCACGGCGCCCCTGGTGACCATCCTGAGGCCGGTGGCCGGCGACTCCGAAGCCTTCGAGTACCCCAGTTTCCGGGCAGCCATCACGGAGGATCGCGAGATCGCCGATATCGAGTGGGAGTTCGATGACCGAAGCGGCGATGCGCCACTCCGGGTGCGCTTCGGGCGGTCGAACTGGGGCTCAGCGGGGTATCTCGACATGAGGTACATCCTCCCCTCGGCTTCCAACTTTCACTTGCTGCGGCAGCCCCACCCCGGCACCTACACCGTCCGAATGACGGTAGCCGACGAGTCCGGAAACAGCGGAACGTCGGCGCCCCTGACACTGACGTTTGCCGCCCCGGATTCCCAGCCGCGCATCGTCGTGCGCTCCTTCACGGTCATCGAGTTCGAGAACCCGTTGGGTTCGGCCTTTTGGAACTATGCCCCCCAGCTCGTCGTCGCGGATGCCCCGGGAGAGAGCGGGCTCGAGATCGTCGGCTTCCAGATGCTCACGATTCCAGGCCTCACCTATGGGAACTCCTGGTGGAATCTCACCGCACGGTTCCTGAGCGTTCCCCCGGGCAAGGATGTTCCGCTCTTTCCCGAGCGGTTCGGGCACTATGTTGCGGCGGTCTGGCCCTATTCTTACACGGAGGGGCTTCGCTCCAGTGGAGGGGAGGCAACGGCCCGGCTCACGTACCGGGACGAGGCCGGTCACTTCTACGCGACGACGCTCAAAGGCCCCATCGTTCCCGGGGCCGATCCCCAGAGCTGGACGGATGGATGCAATCACTGGTCTCTCTGGGGCACGTGGCCAGAAGACCTGTTGCCTCCCGGCCGCAGCGAGGAGAATTGTCGGATTCTGGACGGCACCGGACCCTGA
- a CDS encoding Ig-like domain-containing protein encodes MRFVVLGTALAGLTLACSEGEGLSDSGTPLPPTPFVVSNPVPGPAVSASGARLSASTSATAGTSLAYVSLAPGKIPGASLATIVNPRINSGATVPVVSGGFDPVGVTAAAGDTLDVLIHSGPALSATYRILVNLNVSPTVVRTNPPNNKRDVSLNPAITVVFSEPMDSASVIGALSLTDGLNPVPGAVVIPPNGGDILQVTLIPAAPLAPLTTYVLQVGTTAQDRDGQGLTAPVTAEFTTDSLAPDVTAPLVRIVPPVGIDSEAVDYPAFRAVIDDDRKIVDVTWELDDGSGNPTYGWNSGSNDWSDHLDNWYVLADHSDNNLSLHPGIYNVRLTAMDFAGNIGSSAPFTMTFVAPDSQPRLVVRSFSVVEFYDPNWAGWIYTPQLVVADAPGQSGLRIVGFEMLTIPGLTRPSWSTPWKLTAFLLSVPPGQDTPLFPKDWYGEPEPAFGTGGRSSGGEATARLTYRDEIGHFYTMTVKGDVVPGDWPTTFTGACAYHWSWEGMEPGDLSGCGWSEDSR; translated from the coding sequence ATGAGATTCGTCGTCCTGGGCACTGCACTAGCCGGCCTGACCCTCGCCTGCTCTGAGGGCGAGGGACTCTCCGACAGCGGTACGCCGCTGCCGCCGACGCCGTTCGTGGTGTCGAATCCAGTGCCGGGCCCTGCCGTGTCGGCCTCGGGCGCGAGACTCTCGGCGTCCACCTCGGCGACCGCCGGGACATCCCTGGCCTACGTCTCCCTCGCACCCGGGAAGATTCCTGGGGCCAGTCTCGCGACCATCGTCAATCCCCGGATCAACAGCGGCGCGACCGTCCCGGTGGTGAGCGGCGGCTTCGATCCAGTCGGGGTGACCGCGGCCGCCGGGGATACCCTGGACGTTCTGATCCACAGCGGGCCTGCCCTCTCGGCAACGTACCGGATTCTGGTCAACCTGAACGTCTCACCCACTGTGGTGCGGACCAACCCGCCAAACAACAAGCGCGACGTGTCGCTCAATCCGGCGATCACGGTGGTCTTCAGCGAACCGATGGACAGCGCGAGTGTGATCGGGGCACTGAGTTTGACCGATGGTCTCAACCCGGTGCCGGGAGCCGTGGTGATTCCGCCGAACGGCGGCGACATCCTGCAGGTCACCCTCATCCCGGCGGCCCCGCTGGCCCCACTCACCACCTACGTGCTCCAGGTCGGGACCACGGCTCAAGATCGGGATGGGCAGGGGCTCACTGCGCCGGTGACCGCCGAGTTTACCACCGATTCGCTGGCGCCGGATGTCACCGCGCCCCTGGTCAGAATTGTCCCTCCGGTAGGGATCGATTCGGAAGCTGTCGATTACCCTGCCTTCCGGGCAGTGATCGATGACGATCGCAAGATCGTCGATGTCACCTGGGAGCTCGATGACGGAAGCGGCAATCCCACCTATGGGTGGAACTCGGGGTCGAACGACTGGTCTGACCACCTCGACAATTGGTACGTCCTTGCGGACCACAGCGACAACAACTTGTCGCTTCACCCCGGTATCTACAACGTTCGATTGACGGCGATGGACTTCGCGGGGAACATCGGATCGTCGGCACCATTCACAATGACGTTTGTGGCTCCGGATTCACAGCCGCGGCTCGTGGTGCGCTCGTTCTCGGTCGTGGAGTTCTATGATCCGAATTGGGCCGGGTGGATCTACACCCCGCAGCTCGTCGTCGCGGATGCTCCGGGGCAGAGCGGACTCAGGATCGTCGGCTTCGAGATGCTCACGATTCCCGGATTGACCCGACCATCCTGGTCCACGCCCTGGAAACTCACCGCCTTCCTCCTGAGCGTTCCGCCGGGCCAGGATACCCCGCTCTTTCCCAAGGACTGGTACGGCGAACCCGAACCAGCATTCGGCACCGGGGGTCGCTCGAGCGGAGGCGAAGCGACTGCCCGTCTCACGTACCGTGATGAGATCGGTCACTTCTACACGATGACGGTCAAGGGCGACGTCGTGCCGGGAGACTGGCCTACGACGTTCACGGGCGCCTGCGCCTATCACTGGTCATGGGAAGGCATGGAGCCAGGCGACCTGTCGGGCTGCGGCTGGAGCGAGGATTCCCGATGA